A window of the Pyrodictium abyssi genome harbors these coding sequences:
- a CDS encoding helix-turn-helix domain-containing protein, with amino-acid sequence MPGDPLIVFAIRYSREDDKCLAQQLIRKAEQLCSTGSIVGCKLGEGGRELLRPVIAAKPLYTAPSRGENTEVWLRVSGEPEALHALETVMKREKGVSFQVVSGNKYNAIIRLIVPRERCCRECSWCPLVAAPPGSMVKSVVITGSFFLVELIVAKPQALRALENSGYTVIYSTRVDEVDYALTVKQELALVLAFLYGYYSYPRRVSVKELAARLRISSSALAELLRKAELKVITRYVMEELPHYLVQQVMSAASVLRTRGSEKE; translated from the coding sequence ATGCCCGGCGACCCTTTGATAGTATTCGCTATCCGCTACAGCCGCGAGGACGACAAGTGCCTAGCCCAGCAGCTCATACGGAAGGCCGAGCAGCTCTGCAGCACCGGCAGCATAGTCGGCTGCAAGCTGGGCGAGGGTGGCCGCGAGCTCCTACGCCCAGTCATAGCGGCAAAGCCCCTCTACACAGCCCCCAGCCGCGGGGAGAACACCGAGGTCTGGCTCCGCGTAAGCGGCGAGCCCGAGGCCCTCCACGCGCTAGAGACGGTTATGAAGAGGGAGAAGGGCGTAAGCTTCCAGGTGGTCAGCGGCAACAAGTACAACGCTATAATCCGGCTCATAGTGCCCAGGGAAAGGTGCTGCCGCGAGTGCAGCTGGTGCCCCCTAGTCGCAGCGCCCCCGGGCAGCATGGTGAAGAGCGTCGTTATAACAGGGAGCTTCTTCCTCGTGGAGCTGATAGTCGCTAAGCCCCAGGCCCTAAGAGCGCTCGAGAATAGCGGCTACACGGTCATCTACAGCACCAGGGTAGACGAGGTGGACTACGCGCTCACTGTGAAGCAGGAGCTAGCCCTCGTACTAGCCTTCCTCTACGGGTACTACAGCTACCCCCGCCGGGTAAGCGTAAAGGAGCTCGCCGCGAGGCTCCGCATATCCAGCTCGGCGCTGGCAGAGCTACTCCGCAAGGCGGAGCTGAAGGTGATCACACGCTACGTCATGGAGGAGCTACCCCACTATCTCGTACAGCAGGTCATGTCCGCGGCCTCCGTCCTGCGCACCAGAGGCTCGGAGAAGGAGTAG
- a CDS encoding sulfurtransferase TusA family protein, protein MAQQEGVVDLRGRICPEPYVRAMKLLEQAPRGAVLRLLMDSWRCVIMLVSAVKALGMKVDVAKHEDGNSFLVTIEKTVGGEGEGQQPGQQGGGA, encoded by the coding sequence GTGGCGCAGCAAGAGGGGGTAGTCGATCTGCGTGGCAGGATATGCCCGGAGCCCTACGTGCGGGCCATGAAGCTCCTAGAGCAGGCGCCCCGTGGCGCGGTGCTCCGGCTGCTCATGGACTCGTGGCGTTGCGTGATAATGCTGGTGTCGGCGGTCAAGGCGCTGGGCATGAAGGTGGACGTGGCCAAGCATGAGGATGGCAACAGCTTTCTGGTGACGATCGAGAAGACCGTTGGGGGAGAGGGCGAGGGTCAGCAGCCGGGGCAGCAGGGAGGAGGGGCCTAG
- a CDS encoding PIN domain-containing protein, producing the protein MARGEGEGGAEEAVILDTNTVVAWLLRSGFTRRLVLLVSRTRPTYYPQVLLEEVEEHLEELASRIHADPDSLRDAARLLLSDARQISTEEIREYLHEATRYVRDLDDAFFVASALLRERHPRVILLSWSLRDYDLDSLARLQIEVLTPPRYAREIARQKQ; encoded by the coding sequence GTGGCTCGAGGAGAGGGTGAAGGAGGGGCTGAGGAAGCGGTTATCCTTGATACTAACACAGTCGTAGCCTGGCTCCTACGGAGCGGGTTCACGCGGAGACTCGTACTCCTAGTCTCCAGGACAAGGCCGACATACTACCCTCAAGTCCTGCTAGAAGAAGTAGAGGAGCACCTAGAAGAGCTAGCCAGTAGAATCCACGCGGATCCCGACAGCCTCCGCGACGCTGCAAGACTCCTCCTATCGGATGCAAGGCAGATAAGCACCGAGGAGATACGAGAGTACCTACACGAGGCAACAAGATACGTTAGAGACCTCGACGACGCCTTCTTCGTCGCATCAGCACTCCTCCGGGAGCGCCACCCGAGGGTCATACTGCTCTCGTGGAGCCTCAGGGACTACGACCTAGACAGCCTAGCCAGGCTCCAGATAGAGGTCCTCACACCACCACGCTACGCCCGGGAAATAGCCAGGCAGAAACAGTAG
- a CDS encoding DUF2795 domain-containing protein — protein MPRRGINWAVEVLRRIKGLEFPVTRDQLRERLRDFYYYGIPATRILEEVEKESFASPAELLRELAEAIRRLEERGELPVTARRGINWAAEVLKRIRGLSFPVTREQVKERLAGLAWHGVSIEKILGEVERESFASPAELLREIAEAIRRLEERGELQAAHQ, from the coding sequence ATGCCGAGGAGGGGTATCAACTGGGCGGTGGAGGTCCTCAGGAGGATTAAGGGGCTAGAGTTCCCGGTGACGCGGGACCAGCTCCGCGAGAGGCTCCGGGACTTCTACTACTACGGCATACCGGCGACGAGGATACTCGAGGAGGTCGAGAAGGAGAGCTTTGCAAGCCCTGCGGAGCTGCTACGGGAGCTGGCCGAGGCTATACGGAGGCTAGAGGAGCGCGGCGAGCTGCCCGTAACCGCTAGGAGGGGTATCAACTGGGCTGCTGAGGTGCTGAAGAGGATACGCGGCCTGAGCTTCCCCGTGACCCGGGAGCAGGTTAAGGAGAGGCTCGCGGGGCTAGCCTGGCACGGTGTCAGCATCGAGAAGATACTCGGCGAGGTCGAGAGGGAGAGCTTTGCTAGCCCCGCCGAGCTGCTGAGGGAGATAGCGGAGGCGATAAGGAGGCTAGAGGAGAGGGGCGAGCTACAGGCGGCCCACCAGTAG
- the hemA gene encoding glutamyl-tRNA reductase, with product MARSLDELVLITVNHRNAPLKVVGALENLVEQAYERLYPYTDELVVLATCNRFEIYALESPRLLVEAESLLGDASKYADVRRGLDAARHLFRVAAGLESAILGENEILGQVAKAYEAARSRGYAGKYMSLLFHYAVKTGKLVRSKTMISYGNVGAPGAAVHAAEKILGSYDDRVVLVVGAGEAGSIIASLVRQKSSTARLLVANRTLERAEELARKLGGEAYGLDELPALLEKADVVFTAVTVEKPLLTRELLERMKPGALVVDVSNPSAVELPVPGHLGYIGLQGLEKVIQKTLERRRQEVPKAEKIIAEQLSLFRKAWMRRAADEAIAVMMEYASRVIDEELQELHSRLRGVGVNGAALTVTGDFAQSLVKKLLRPLIVYAHRAAVNGQAHVLEEIVEQFRREIEKRVTTRPERDSPPRNRLRCPP from the coding sequence GTGGCGAGGTCTCTCGACGAACTCGTACTCATAACGGTCAACCACCGTAACGCCCCCCTGAAGGTGGTGGGGGCGCTAGAGAACCTCGTAGAGCAGGCCTATGAGCGCCTCTACCCCTACACCGACGAGCTAGTCGTTCTCGCCACCTGTAACCGCTTCGAGATATACGCGCTCGAGTCGCCCCGGCTCCTCGTCGAGGCCGAAAGCCTGCTAGGCGACGCCTCCAAGTACGCCGATGTGCGGCGGGGGCTCGACGCTGCCCGCCACCTCTTCCGCGTCGCCGCTGGGCTCGAGTCGGCTATACTCGGCGAGAACGAGATACTAGGCCAGGTGGCTAAGGCGTACGAGGCCGCCCGGAGCCGGGGCTACGCGGGCAAGTACATGTCCCTCCTCTTCCACTACGCCGTTAAGACCGGGAAGCTGGTCCGCAGCAAGACCATGATATCCTACGGCAACGTGGGTGCCCCGGGCGCCGCTGTCCACGCAGCCGAGAAGATACTCGGCAGCTACGACGACCGCGTCGTCCTGGTGGTGGGCGCGGGCGAGGCAGGCTCGATAATAGCAAGCCTCGTCAGGCAGAAGAGCAGCACCGCCCGCCTCCTGGTAGCCAACCGGACCCTCGAGAGGGCGGAGGAGCTCGCCCGGAAGCTAGGCGGCGAGGCCTACGGGCTCGACGAGCTGCCAGCCCTCCTAGAGAAGGCCGACGTGGTCTTCACCGCCGTGACTGTGGAGAAGCCTCTGCTCACGAGGGAGCTCCTGGAGCGGATGAAGCCCGGCGCCCTGGTGGTAGACGTCTCGAACCCGTCGGCCGTGGAGCTCCCTGTGCCCGGGCACCTCGGGTACATAGGGCTCCAGGGCCTCGAGAAGGTGATACAGAAGACCCTGGAGCGCCGCCGCCAGGAGGTCCCAAAGGCCGAGAAGATCATAGCCGAGCAGCTCTCTCTGTTCAGGAAGGCGTGGATGAGGAGGGCCGCCGACGAGGCCATAGCCGTCATGATGGAGTACGCGAGCCGCGTCATAGACGAGGAGCTCCAGGAGCTACACAGCAGGCTACGCGGCGTAGGGGTGAACGGCGCCGCGCTGACAGTTACCGGGGACTTCGCCCAGAGCCTAGTGAAGAAGCTGCTACGCCCACTGATAGTCTACGCCCACCGCGCTGCTGTGAACGGGCAGGCCCACGTGCTCGAGGAAATAGTGGAGCAGTTCCGCCGCGAGATAGAGAAGAGGGTCACCACGCGGCCCGAGCGCGACTCGCCGCCCAGGAACCGGCTACGCTGCCCGCCCTAG
- a CDS encoding carotenoid biosynthesis protein, with translation MCGLLGCRAGSLLLLLYAGVSLLVVAGAGYRWLHVLGSIAYVALAVHSAAVAHGWRRFLVAASAGLAVVFAAEYAGVNYCVPFGCYSYSPAMRPMVAGVPVLVAAMWIALSYPVYLASWLLLRRPPGLLVVVLASAALLTLVDVAMDPALTGLGLWRWAQGGPSFYGVPLSNFLGWFLVGLVLYTIYGLLLGRPWPGCTWQPLAGYSVFTAQLSLINTEQGYVAPSVLAALLAVLYALLAVAVRR, from the coding sequence TTGTGTGGTCTTCTGGGGTGTAGAGCTGGCTCCCTCCTACTCCTCCTGTATGCTGGCGTGTCGCTGCTGGTCGTGGCTGGGGCCGGGTACCGCTGGCTGCACGTCCTGGGCAGCATCGCGTACGTGGCGCTCGCTGTGCATAGTGCAGCTGTGGCCCACGGCTGGCGCCGGTTCCTCGTGGCGGCTAGCGCCGGGCTGGCTGTCGTCTTTGCGGCGGAGTACGCGGGTGTTAACTACTGCGTGCCCTTCGGCTGCTACAGCTACAGCCCGGCCATGAGGCCCATGGTGGCTGGTGTGCCGGTGCTCGTGGCCGCTATGTGGATAGCTCTCTCGTACCCGGTGTACCTCGCCTCGTGGTTGCTCCTCCGCCGGCCCCCTGGGCTTCTGGTGGTGGTCCTCGCTTCGGCGGCGCTGCTGACCCTAGTGGACGTGGCTATGGATCCTGCGCTCACGGGGCTGGGGCTCTGGAGGTGGGCCCAGGGAGGCCCCAGCTTCTACGGTGTACCTCTGTCCAACTTCCTGGGCTGGTTCCTCGTGGGGCTTGTGCTCTACACGATCTACGGCCTCCTCCTAGGGAGGCCCTGGCCCGGCTGCACGTGGCAACCCCTGGCTGGCTACTCTGTGTTCACGGCCCAGCTCTCGCTGATAAACACCGAGCAGGGCTACGTGGCTCCCTCTGTCTTGGCGGCTCTGCTAGCGGTGCTCTACGCGCTGCTAGCTGTGGCTGTGCGCCGCTAG
- a CDS encoding DUF998 domain-containing protein encodes MYCQRGASEHLVALALAVTVLPWLVITVSWSLNPWFDPLRGAYSDLGSPGARYPWVFNLGMIVSGALVVALGIVVYRVSVSRLEAAGAALLSEAGVFLALVGLFPEGTRPHSFVATWFFLQLYASYVVLGVALRRRGLAEGLALAAVGALAVPLAGLVEFLVGWPSVAVLETYAVLAADVGAVLLATAYRRAQGPCS; translated from the coding sequence ATGTATTGCCAGCGTGGAGCCTCGGAGCATCTTGTAGCGCTAGCATTGGCCGTCACAGTGCTGCCATGGCTGGTGATAACCGTCTCGTGGAGTCTTAACCCGTGGTTTGACCCGTTACGGGGCGCGTACAGCGACCTCGGCTCCCCCGGGGCGCGGTATCCCTGGGTGTTCAACCTGGGCATGATCGTGTCCGGCGCCCTCGTGGTGGCTCTGGGCATAGTGGTCTACCGTGTCTCGGTGTCGAGGCTGGAGGCGGCTGGGGCGGCCCTCCTGTCGGAGGCTGGGGTCTTCCTGGCGCTTGTCGGCTTGTTCCCTGAGGGGACTAGGCCCCACAGCTTTGTGGCTACATGGTTCTTCCTCCAGCTATACGCGTCCTACGTGGTGCTCGGGGTGGCGCTCCGCCGGAGGGGGCTAGCGGAGGGGCTCGCCCTGGCAGCCGTGGGGGCGCTAGCGGTGCCGCTCGCAGGCCTGGTAGAGTTTCTCGTGGGCTGGCCCTCCGTGGCTGTGCTGGAGACCTATGCGGTGCTAGCAGCCGACGTGGGCGCAGTACTGCTCGCGACGGCCTACCGGCGGGCCCAGGGCCCCTGCAGCTAG
- a CDS encoding ATP-binding protein, whose product MLFSRAPKTRREDFYDRDRELGMLYRGIHAGEGLIVVYGVRRIGKTSFVRVGLTELDVPFLFIDLRRYAENPSLLSPQVIGKAIMDFLKKLDKLKTLRGTLHSIMEYIESMDLGIELGGIKVRRARREDRLLTSVLEEVDRWARRRGTRLVIVLDEAQELRVIPAWRRILAWSIDSLEHVTFVVTGSEIGVLNEFLRLQEAESPLFGRPRLEILLERFSRDQSIDYLQRGFSEAKLPATMEEIEDAVDTLDGIVGWLSYYGYYRTTYGLAHRDALKRLEEDAKNLLARELEKLVKHSPRRYLAILTAITRGLRTWSDIKHYAEGLVGRIPDSKYDRLLHNLVKYSFVEKTPSREYRVVDPLLPQALEELKKRYWASSS is encoded by the coding sequence CTGCTCTTCAGCCGCGCCCCCAAGACCCGGAGGGAGGACTTCTACGACCGTGATAGAGAGCTAGGCATGCTCTACCGAGGCATACATGCTGGAGAGGGACTGATAGTAGTCTACGGCGTCCGCAGGATAGGGAAGACCAGCTTCGTCCGGGTAGGCCTCACCGAGCTAGACGTACCATTTCTCTTCATAGACTTGAGAAGGTACGCTGAGAACCCATCACTACTCTCGCCTCAAGTCATCGGGAAAGCTATCATGGACTTCCTGAAGAAGCTTGACAAGCTGAAGACCCTCCGGGGGACACTACACAGCATCATGGAGTACATAGAGTCCATGGATCTCGGCATCGAGCTTGGAGGCATAAAAGTCCGGAGGGCGAGGCGCGAGGACAGGCTGCTCACCAGCGTCCTAGAGGAGGTTGACCGGTGGGCACGGAGACGGGGGACAAGGCTCGTAATCGTGCTCGACGAGGCACAAGAGCTCCGGGTAATACCGGCGTGGAGAAGGATACTAGCATGGAGCATAGACAGCCTAGAGCATGTCACGTTCGTGGTGACTGGGAGCGAGATAGGCGTCCTCAACGAGTTCCTGAGGCTCCAGGAGGCCGAGTCACCCCTCTTCGGCCGCCCAAGGCTAGAGATACTCCTAGAGAGGTTCAGCAGAGACCAGTCCATCGACTACCTCCAGAGAGGCTTTAGCGAAGCAAAGCTACCAGCCACCATGGAGGAGATAGAGGATGCTGTAGACACGCTCGACGGGATAGTAGGCTGGCTCTCATACTACGGGTACTACAGGACGACCTACGGGCTAGCCCACCGGGACGCGCTAAAGAGGCTAGAAGAGGACGCCAAGAACCTCCTAGCAAGAGAGCTCGAGAAGCTCGTCAAGCACTCGCCGCGGAGATACCTAGCCATACTGACAGCCATCACCCGTGGGCTGCGCACCTGGAGCGACATAAAGCACTACGCCGAGGGCCTCGTAGGCCGCATACCCGACAGTAAGTACGACCGGCTACTCCACAACCTCGTGAAATACAGCTTCGTGGAGAAGACCCCCAGTAGAGAGTACCGGGTGGTAGACCCCCTCCTCCCCCAGGCCCTAGAGGAGCTAAAGAAGCGGTACTGGGCCAGCAGCTCATAG
- a CDS encoding CARDB domain-containing protein, giving the protein MREARLLAALAATVFVMLLVPKATGESSPLSYALDFRIGGDIYVVGVSIETEVLPQGLGVKIKASLIYNTSNAPIFMSVELLDGNTTLGSLHLGFLRGDTSSEASTVIPAALLGSSLTVRARVYRGSETAVKEVKVPLAIGPLTPSLVITASVDSGQSLLAVSNEPVEVRVSVSNIGEVAAVQPRIRVYLDGDVVYTELLGASLPPGSTENVSIDVRAPESPGVHVLRIVAEAYGVGTRTVSEKRLFLVTVEPPRPRLLAVNGTEAFEGDRVCFEIHPGLQGLPRGVSAEIVMEYLGGTVPGWTPFYVTSYDPEMRSVTGCMRLGMTGEEASYRVRAVVALRALGSERRFPSNEVVLHVQPVARLLRVASVSAAAPSAVFAGSEVPVRIRVEPSLGVCLPADVEVFDPVTLTWRTVAEATVCGGSAVVRVPSSALPRGTSLLRAVIRLGGYKLASSTISIAVLPEPRLSVKAEPSPAAPGSPVKLEVAVKPGLDGCRVSARPEWTDTSLVAATLNGIARLSIIAPEAPGAYHVWVNVTCMDRSLVSQAAVHVANPVLGIEPSRATAGPGELVEYVLATTPPLDARAVVEVLTPKGEVLETEEVSIVNGSARVRIRSPQRPGDYVVSVRLKGFRELGVNATLSVQAREHRLTLSLSNTEVPTGASVTAAVAIEPPPRQPVAVTLLLSPEGNNSWATVASGLTDAEGRASLVFSAPGKPGRYRVKAVAASMQLESEPLQLLVKEGASKMPISQTIVAGTAGAVSLAVLAASIRAVRKR; this is encoded by the coding sequence ATGAGGGAAGCTAGGCTTCTAGCAGCACTAGCAGCCACAGTCTTCGTCATGCTCCTGGTCCCCAAGGCTACTGGTGAGAGCTCCCCACTCTCCTATGCTCTCGACTTCAGAATAGGCGGCGACATATACGTCGTCGGCGTGAGCATCGAGACCGAGGTGTTGCCACAAGGGCTCGGTGTTAAGATAAAGGCGTCGCTCATCTACAATACGTCCAACGCGCCGATCTTCATGAGCGTTGAGCTGCTCGACGGCAACACCACGCTGGGGTCACTGCACCTCGGCTTCCTACGCGGCGATACCAGCAGCGAAGCATCAACTGTGATACCAGCAGCGCTGCTAGGCAGCAGCCTCACTGTCAGAGCTAGGGTGTACCGCGGCTCGGAGACGGCCGTCAAGGAGGTAAAGGTTCCTCTCGCTATAGGTCCCCTCACCCCCTCACTAGTGATCACGGCGTCTGTGGACAGCGGGCAGTCTCTCCTCGCGGTCAGCAACGAGCCCGTCGAGGTAAGGGTATCCGTATCCAATATAGGCGAGGTGGCTGCGGTACAGCCGAGGATCCGGGTGTACCTCGACGGCGATGTAGTCTACACGGAACTGCTCGGGGCCAGCCTCCCGCCGGGCTCCACGGAGAACGTGAGTATAGATGTACGAGCGCCCGAAAGCCCGGGGGTGCACGTGCTGAGGATAGTGGCCGAGGCCTACGGCGTGGGGACGAGGACTGTGAGTGAGAAACGCCTCTTCCTGGTTACCGTGGAGCCTCCTCGTCCCCGCCTCTTAGCAGTTAACGGCACCGAGGCCTTTGAGGGCGATAGGGTGTGCTTCGAGATCCACCCGGGGCTCCAAGGGCTCCCTAGGGGCGTGAGCGCAGAGATAGTTATGGAGTACCTCGGCGGCACTGTCCCCGGGTGGACACCCTTCTATGTCACGAGCTACGACCCCGAGATGAGGAGTGTAACCGGGTGCATGCGCCTAGGCATGACTGGGGAGGAGGCCAGCTATAGAGTGAGAGCGGTCGTGGCTCTAAGAGCCCTGGGCAGCGAAAGGCGCTTCCCCAGCAACGAGGTGGTACTACACGTGCAGCCTGTTGCCCGGCTGCTGCGCGTAGCCAGCGTCTCCGCTGCAGCCCCAAGCGCTGTGTTCGCCGGGAGCGAGGTCCCGGTGAGAATACGGGTCGAGCCCTCCCTGGGCGTATGTCTCCCCGCAGACGTTGAGGTGTTTGACCCGGTAACACTCACCTGGAGAACCGTAGCCGAGGCCACCGTGTGCGGGGGCAGCGCCGTCGTCCGCGTACCATCGAGCGCGCTGCCTCGGGGCACCTCGCTGCTACGCGCCGTCATACGCCTCGGCGGCTACAAGCTCGCAAGCAGCACAATCAGCATAGCCGTGCTGCCGGAGCCGAGGCTGAGCGTGAAGGCAGAGCCCAGTCCGGCTGCGCCCGGTAGCCCGGTGAAGCTGGAAGTGGCTGTTAAGCCTGGCCTCGACGGGTGCAGGGTGTCCGCGAGGCCCGAGTGGACGGATACCTCGCTCGTAGCAGCGACGCTAAACGGCATAGCTAGGCTGAGCATCATAGCCCCCGAGGCCCCCGGGGCATACCACGTCTGGGTCAACGTCACGTGCATGGACCGCTCGCTTGTATCCCAGGCGGCCGTGCACGTCGCAAACCCCGTACTCGGGATAGAGCCCTCAAGAGCCACGGCTGGGCCCGGAGAGCTGGTTGAGTACGTCCTAGCGACCACGCCTCCGCTGGACGCGAGAGCCGTTGTGGAAGTATTGACGCCCAAAGGAGAGGTCCTAGAGACAGAGGAGGTCAGCATAGTAAACGGCTCCGCAAGGGTTAGGATAAGGTCTCCGCAGAGACCAGGAGACTACGTGGTATCCGTGCGCCTTAAGGGCTTCAGGGAGCTAGGAGTGAACGCTACACTCAGCGTCCAAGCACGTGAGCATAGGCTCACACTGTCGCTGAGCAACACTGAAGTGCCGACAGGCGCCAGCGTCACCGCTGCAGTAGCCATAGAGCCTCCCCCTAGGCAGCCCGTAGCCGTAACCCTCTTGCTGAGCCCAGAGGGCAACAACTCCTGGGCCACCGTGGCCTCCGGGCTTACAGACGCGGAGGGTAGAGCCTCGCTAGTCTTCTCCGCGCCGGGCAAGCCTGGCAGGTACCGCGTGAAAGCCGTTGCAGCCTCGATGCAGCTCGAGTCCGAGCCGTTGCAGCTGCTGGTGAAGGAGGGCGCCAGTAAAATGCCGATAAGCCAAACAATAGTGGCGGGGACTGCGGGCGCTGTCTCGCTGGCCGTGCTGGCGGCGAGCATAAGGGCTGTTAGGAAACGGTGA
- a CDS encoding aminotransferase class V-fold PLP-dependent enzyme, with product MDYESIRSDFPIFRERPGLVYLDNAATTQKPRRVIEAVEAFYRRSNANVARGLYELAVEATRLYEEAHEKVAGFIGARGPGEVVFTRSASDSANMAAYMLLLSGVVRRGSKIIATVMEHHSNLLPWRTVARLAGARLELAPVRPRDGRLDLDVLLSMVDDETAVVAVTHASNVLGYVNPVREIAREARRHGALVVVDAAQSAPHMPLDVYSLGADMLFFSGHKMLGPTGIGVLWVRGDRLEELEPPFQGGGIVKSVRLEGGELRVELAESPWRFEPGTPHIAGAVGLAAAVEYLAEIGMERVEAHEKTLLGYALRRLGEVPGFQPVSTETAERLGIVAFNMEGHTPHAVALALGMEGVAVRAGFHCAEPLHRSLGLERGTVRASFYIYNGPEDIDRLAEALEKLARATG from the coding sequence CTGGACTACGAGAGTATCCGCAGCGACTTCCCCATATTCCGGGAGAGGCCGGGCCTAGTCTACCTCGACAACGCCGCCACTACGCAGAAGCCCCGCCGTGTCATAGAGGCTGTGGAGGCGTTCTACCGGCGTAGTAACGCTAACGTGGCCCGCGGGCTCTACGAGCTGGCCGTGGAGGCTACTCGGCTCTACGAGGAGGCCCACGAGAAGGTGGCGGGCTTCATAGGCGCCCGTGGCCCCGGCGAGGTAGTGTTCACGCGGAGCGCCAGCGACTCGGCCAACATGGCCGCGTACATGCTGCTACTGAGCGGCGTGGTAAGGAGAGGCAGCAAGATAATAGCGACGGTCATGGAGCACCACAGTAACCTGCTGCCCTGGAGGACCGTGGCCCGGCTCGCGGGGGCCCGGCTAGAGCTAGCCCCTGTGCGCCCCCGGGACGGGAGGCTAGACCTTGACGTATTACTCAGCATGGTCGACGACGAGACAGCCGTGGTGGCAGTCACGCATGCTAGCAACGTGCTAGGCTACGTTAACCCTGTCCGGGAGATAGCCCGGGAGGCGCGCCGCCACGGCGCCCTAGTGGTGGTCGACGCCGCGCAGAGCGCGCCCCACATGCCGCTAGACGTCTACAGCCTCGGGGCCGACATGCTGTTCTTCAGCGGCCACAAGATGCTGGGGCCCACCGGCATAGGAGTGCTCTGGGTAAGGGGTGACCGCCTAGAGGAGCTTGAGCCTCCGTTCCAGGGCGGCGGCATAGTCAAGAGCGTGCGGCTCGAAGGGGGCGAGCTACGCGTCGAGCTCGCCGAGTCGCCGTGGAGGTTCGAGCCCGGTACACCCCATATAGCCGGGGCCGTCGGCCTAGCAGCCGCGGTAGAGTACCTAGCTGAGATAGGCATGGAGCGCGTGGAGGCTCACGAGAAGACGCTCCTAGGGTACGCGCTCCGGAGGCTAGGGGAGGTGCCGGGCTTCCAGCCCGTGAGCACCGAGACGGCGGAGAGGCTGGGCATAGTAGCCTTCAACATGGAGGGACATACGCCCCACGCCGTAGCCCTGGCCCTGGGCATGGAGGGCGTGGCTGTGCGCGCTGGCTTCCACTGCGCTGAGCCACTGCACCGCAGCCTAGGCCTCGAGAGGGGCACCGTGAGGGCTAGCTTCTACATCTACAACGGGCCCGAGGACATAGACCGGCTAGCAGAGGCCCTAGAGAAGCTAGCCAGGGCTACAGGGTAA